A stretch of the Canis lupus familiaris isolate Mischka breed German Shepherd chromosome 37, alternate assembly UU_Cfam_GSD_1.0, whole genome shotgun sequence genome encodes the following:
- the ICA1L gene encoding islet cell autoantigen 1-like protein isoform X4, which translates to MNPPSTSKCHSMDSFGQPRPEDNQSVVSRMQKKYWKTKQVFIKATGKKEDEHVVASDAELDAKLEVFHSIQETCTELLKIVEKYQLRLNVISEEENELGLFLKFQAERDMTQAGKMMDATGKALCSSAKQRLALYTPLSRLKQEVATFSQRAVSDTLMTINRMEQARTEYRGALLWMKDVSQELDPDTLKQMEKFRKV; encoded by the exons TCACTCCATGGATTCCTTTGGGCAACCCAGACCAGAAGATAACCAGTCAGTAGTTAGCAGAATGCAAAAGAAATACTGGAAAACTAAGCAAGTCTTTATCAAAGCAACAGGAAAAAAGGAGGATGAGCACGTGGTGGCATCTGATGCTGAACTGGATGCTAAACTCGAG gtTTTTCACTCCATTCAAGAGACATGCACTGAACTTCTGAAGATAGTTGAGAAATACCAGCTAAGACTCAATG ttatatcagaggaagaaaatgaactagggctctttttaaagtttcaagCAGAACGGGATATGACACAAGCTGGTAAAATGATGGATGCTACTGGCAAGGCACTCTGTTCTTCAGCCAAGCAAAG ATTGGCCCTGTATACGCCTCTGTCTCGTCTTAAGCAAGAAGTAGCAACTTTCAGTCAAAGGGCAGTATCTGATACCTTGATGACAATTAATCGGATGGAGCAAGCACGCACAGAATACAGAGGAGCCCTGCTGTGGATGAAAGATGTATCCCAAGAACTGGACCCAGACACcctaaaacaaatggaaaagttcagaaaagtatga